A region from the bacterium genome encodes:
- a CDS encoding SpoIID/LytB domain-containing protein yields MEQRIFKKYQKEPVVKIKVAQFGDSIDFDVTGKFSAIDDFGNVILDSVDSSAGWRLKKFSYEPATFVFSILVYKSKNKKQVEKVSEELRIKNIETQIDIRGGLITLNDKVITDNTHYFLVTGTFNSLKEAKDFQRAYLYNFNTDIVMEKIREARSVMEIFDIEYHHSAKFINSIRIIQANKSGEIVLKGVKVGEGHKWSFRMDKICHDPVVFRNDNNGKLIAVSEIGLEKYLRGVVPMEMRQDAPEEALKSQAVASRGYAISMIGIAHNRDYFDLCSEPHCQIFGGAGQWDKRADKAIKETAGEVLYSGSKLCDSFFTPVCGGFTNDGTFKELFIHNTKLKGELDTVNAQSKVSGLEHERDILDWVSTEPDVFCKNGNQQGEKVRVNHEGNTFRWSVSLDRRDIEKSVRRFTGLDTGTIYDIIPVKRNKSGHVYVIEIIGSRKNIIMSGYNKICRIFSRSGLESTCFYVERVQVSNGIPGSFVFTGAGEGEGIGMCQSGAVEMALQGHNYREILKHYFGTDTIKKLY; encoded by the coding sequence ATGGAACAGAGAATATTTAAAAAATATCAAAAAGAGCCTGTTGTTAAAATAAAGGTTGCTCAATTTGGAGATTCAATTGATTTCGATGTAACAGGCAAATTTTCCGCAATTGATGATTTCGGGAATGTAATTCTCGACAGTGTTGATTCATCCGCAGGATGGAGGCTAAAGAAGTTTTCATACGAGCCTGCTACGTTTGTATTTTCAATTCTTGTATATAAAAGCAAAAATAAAAAGCAGGTTGAGAAAGTATCGGAAGAGCTGCGTATTAAAAATATAGAAACCCAGATCGATATCAGGGGCGGTTTGATTACTTTGAATGATAAAGTCATTACTGACAATACACATTATTTTCTTGTAACAGGTACATTTAATTCTTTAAAGGAAGCAAAGGATTTTCAGAGAGCATATCTCTATAATTTCAACACAGATATCGTAATGGAGAAGATACGCGAGGCGCGGTCTGTAATGGAAATTTTTGATATTGAATATCATCATTCGGCAAAATTTATAAATTCCATAAGAATTATTCAGGCAAATAAGAGTGGTGAAATTGTTTTAAAGGGTGTAAAGGTCGGAGAAGGCCATAAATGGTCTTTCAGGATGGATAAGATATGTCACGATCCGGTAGTGTTCAGAAACGATAATAACGGTAAATTAATAGCAGTTTCTGAAATAGGCCTGGAAAAGTATCTTCGCGGGGTTGTCCCTATGGAGATGCGGCAGGACGCACCTGAAGAAGCATTGAAAAGTCAGGCTGTAGCTTCGAGAGGATATGCAATATCTATGATAGGTATTGCCCATAACAGGGACTATTTTGATCTCTGCAGTGAACCGCACTGTCAAATTTTCGGAGGAGCCGGACAATGGGATAAAAGAGCTGACAAGGCCATAAAAGAAACAGCAGGAGAAGTACTGTATTCAGGATCAAAATTATGTGATTCTTTTTTTACACCGGTTTGCGGCGGTTTTACAAATGACGGAACTTTTAAAGAGCTTTTTATTCACAATACAAAACTTAAGGGAGAACTTGATACTGTAAATGCACAAAGTAAAGTGTCAGGCCTTGAGCATGAAAGAGATATTTTAGATTGGGTAAGTACAGAACCGGATGTTTTTTGTAAAAATGGCAATCAGCAGGGAGAAAAAGTAAGGGTGAATCACGAAGGTAATACCTTCCGCTGGTCAGTTTCGCTTGACAGGCGTGATATAGAAAAGTCAGTCAGGCGTTTTACGGGGCTTGATACAGGGACTATTTATGATATAATTCCAGTGAAGAGGAACAAATCAGGACATGTGTATGTGATTGAGATTATAGGCAGCAGGAAAAATATTATTATGAGCGGTTATAACAAAATATGCAGAATTTTTTCCCGTTCAGGACTGGAAAGCACATGCTTTTATGTGGAGAGGGTTCAAGTCTCCAATGGTATTCCGGGTTCTTTTGTTTTTACAGGTGCAGGCGAAGGAGAGGGGATAGGTATGTGCCAGTCTGGCGCAGTTGAAATGGCCTTACAAGGGCATAATTATAGAGAGATTTTAAAACACTATTTTGGTACGGATACTATAAAAAAATTATATTAA
- the prfB gene encoding peptide chain release factor 2 yields MLRSGLINFGGIFNLDDKIKRINELEQESSVADFWNKQENAQNVLKELNELKEWADSWNKLNDKYDEMMLLLELAKDEKDDDTFSEVAQEIDQIEDNIERLELSQMLSGPNDSNNAIITIHPGAGGTESQDWAEMLFRMYIRFCERSGYNVSIMDLQTGDEAGIKSATLEVAGKNSFGYLKAEAGVHRLVRISPFDANKRRHTSFASVFVYPEVANEIEIDIKPADLRIDTYRASGAGGQHVNKTSSAVRITHLPTNIVVQCQNERSQFQNKANAMKILKARLYQQRLEEENKKLKEIEKNKKDIAWGSQIRSYVFHPYTMVKDHRTGVETSNIQQVMDGDLEAFVREYLLQFS; encoded by the coding sequence CTGTTAAGGAGCGGCTTGATCAACTTCGGGGGCATCTTTAACTTAGATGATAAAATAAAGAGAATTAATGAATTAGAGCAAGAGAGCTCTGTTGCTGATTTCTGGAACAAGCAGGAAAATGCGCAGAATGTATTAAAAGAGTTAAATGAACTGAAAGAGTGGGCTGACAGCTGGAATAAACTGAATGATAAATATGATGAGATGATGCTTTTGCTGGAACTTGCAAAAGATGAAAAAGATGATGATACATTCAGCGAAGTTGCACAGGAGATTGACCAGATTGAGGATAATATAGAGCGGCTTGAACTAAGCCAGATGCTGAGCGGGCCCAATGACTCAAATAATGCAATTATCACAATTCATCCCGGAGCAGGCGGTACAGAATCTCAGGATTGGGCGGAAATGCTTTTCCGCATGTACATACGTTTTTGTGAAAGAAGCGGTTATAATGTATCAATAATGGATTTGCAGACTGGAGATGAAGCTGGCATTAAAAGCGCTACTCTTGAAGTTGCAGGAAAGAACAGTTTCGGATATCTAAAAGCAGAAGCCGGAGTTCACAGGCTTGTGAGGATTTCCCCATTTGATGCCAATAAAAGACGGCATACTTCATTTGCATCTGTTTTTGTTTATCCGGAAGTTGCCAATGAAATTGAGATTGACATTAAACCTGCTGATTTAAGAATTGATACTTACAGAGCATCCGGAGCAGGCGGACAGCATGTTAATAAAACAAGTTCTGCCGTACGGATTACACATCTGCCGACAAATATCGTGGTGCAGTGCCAGAATGAGCGTTCCCAGTTTCAGAATAAAGCAAATGCAATGAAGATTTTAAAAGCCAGGCTTTATCAGCAGCGGCTGGAAGAAGAGAATAAAAAACTTAAGGAAATTGAGAAAAACAAAAAGGATATTGCCTGGGGCAGCCAGATACGGTCTTATGTTTTTCATCCTTATACAATGGTTAAAGACCACAGAACAGGAGTGGAAACTTCAAATATTCAGCAGGTAATGGACGGAGACCTTGAGGCATTTGTCAGAGAATATCTGCTTCAGTTCAGTTAA
- the lysS gene encoding lysine--tRNA ligase: MNPLSLLRNQRLQKLENLREQGVLPYEYSYNRTHTAEEIVSKYTEGMDASAAGRIMSLRRMGKASFAHIMDASGRVQIYVKQDNVGEDGYKIFKNLDLGDIIGVKGQVFKTRTGEITLLVKELKLLAKTLRPLPIVKEQIKGDEKVVYDAFADKELRYRQRYVDLIVNSDVVKVFKARSRIVSEMRHYLEERGYLEVETPVLQPIYGGANARPFVTHHNTLDMTFYLRIADELYLKRLIVGGFEGVFEISKDFRNEGMDRDHNPEFTMMELYVAYEDYEFMMDLVEDMVSKISTKVFGRDVVEVEGTKINLKPPWKRMTYFGAIKEYTGYDLFGKDIEEIYNIAEKLKVEVEKGADKGKIYDEIFSVFVEPKLIEPTIIKDFPLEISPLAKKHRSLEGLTERFEAFVLGKELCNSFSELNDPIDQRERFEAQSKLKAEGDEEAMVIDDDYIRALEYGMPPTAGLGIGIDRLVMLLSGEPSIRDVILFPQMRPENVKSTEGQE, translated from the coding sequence TTGAATCCTCTCAGTTTGCTCAGAAATCAGAGACTGCAGAAATTAGAAAATCTTCGGGAACAGGGAGTTCTGCCCTATGAATATTCCTATAACCGTACACATACAGCAGAAGAAATTGTTTCTAAATATACTGAAGGAATGGATGCATCTGCTGCAGGAAGGATAATGTCATTAAGAAGAATGGGCAAGGCGAGTTTTGCCCATATTATGGATGCATCTGGAAGAGTGCAGATCTATGTAAAGCAGGATAATGTAGGTGAAGACGGATATAAAATTTTTAAAAATCTTGACCTCGGAGATATTATAGGGGTTAAAGGCCAGGTTTTTAAAACCCGTACAGGAGAGATAACACTTCTTGTAAAAGAGCTTAAACTTCTCGCAAAAACATTGAGGCCCCTGCCAATTGTAAAAGAGCAGATAAAAGGTGATGAAAAAGTAGTATACGATGCTTTTGCAGATAAAGAATTGAGATACAGACAGCGCTATGTTGACCTTATTGTCAATTCCGATGTGGTAAAAGTTTTTAAAGCACGTTCAAGAATTGTATCAGAGATGAGGCATTATCTTGAAGAGAGAGGTTATCTTGAAGTTGAAACACCTGTTCTTCAGCCTATATACGGCGGCGCAAATGCAAGGCCTTTTGTGACTCATCATAATACACTTGATATGACATTTTATCTGAGAATTGCAGATGAGCTCTATCTCAAGCGTCTGATAGTAGGCGGGTTTGAGGGCGTTTTCGAGATTTCCAAAGATTTTAGAAACGAAGGCATGGACAGAGATCATAATCCCGAATTTACCATGATGGAACTCTATGTTGCTTATGAAGATTATGAATTCATGATGGATCTTGTAGAAGATATGGTGTCTAAAATAAGCACGAAAGTTTTCGGAAGAGATGTTGTAGAAGTGGAGGGCACAAAGATAAATCTTAAACCGCCATGGAAACGGATGACTTATTTTGGAGCAATAAAAGAGTATACCGGTTATGACCTTTTTGGAAAAGATATTGAAGAAATTTATAATATAGCAGAAAAATTAAAAGTTGAAGTTGAAAAAGGTGCTGATAAAGGGAAAATTTATGATGAAATATTCTCTGTGTTTGTAGAACCGAAACTTATTGAACCGACAATAATTAAAGATTTTCCTTTGGAAATTTCACCTCTTGCAAAAAAACACAGATCTCTCGAAGGCCTGACCGAAAGGTTTGAAGCATTTGTTCTTGGTAAAGAACTGTGTAACTCGTTCAGTGAGCTTAATGACCCCATTGACCAGAGAGAAAGGTTTGAAGCTCAAAGCAAACTTAAGGCCGAAGGAGACGAAGAAGCAATGGTAATTGATGACGACTATATACGTGCACTTGAGTACGGTATGCCTCCGACAGCAGGACTGGGTATTGGTATTGACAGGCTGGTTATGCTCCTTTCCGGAGAGCCTTCTATCCGTGATGTGATTCTGTTCCCTCAGATGAGGCCTGAGAATGTTAAATCTACAGAAGGGCAGGAGTAA
- a CDS encoding lipoprotein-releasing ABC transporter permease subunit, with translation MKNAYEFFVARRYLKARRKRGFINIITYITILGVTIGVAALIIVLSVMNGFEQEVRSRIVGFDGHIKLRTFHFKGMADSDSVMKKIADISDINGMSPYIDDKGILRSGDGSDGVMVRGVDPETFGKVSEIPKNIVYGEMNLNMAETREGQKLPGIIIGRWIADRLMVDIGDRVILISLKGVGSMFQAPPIKQFVVTGFFETGMYEFDNTFVYISLKSAQKLFMMGDKVSGIEIHLDNLYRADKVVKEIENRLGFPYYPQTWYEMRKTLFSWMQLEKYAAFLILCLIILVAAFNIISTLIMVVMEKTREIGILKSMGSSSKSITRIFLYQGLIVGMIGTLTGSIIGYGLCWIQQKYELFHLPGDVYIISVLPVKMQFTDFISIASAAVLICLAAALYPARRASQLAPVDAIRYE, from the coding sequence GTGAAAAATGCCTACGAATTTTTTGTTGCAAGGCGTTACCTTAAAGCAAGAAGAAAAAGAGGTTTCATCAATATCATAACGTACATTACTATACTCGGTGTAACGATTGGAGTTGCCGCGCTTATAATTGTACTTTCTGTGATGAACGGATTTGAGCAGGAAGTCAGATCCCGTATAGTGGGTTTTGACGGCCACATAAAACTTCGTACATTCCATTTTAAAGGTATGGCTGACAGTGATTCTGTCATGAAGAAAATAGCGGATATTTCCGATATAAATGGAATGTCGCCCTATATAGATGATAAAGGAATTTTACGGAGCGGCGACGGCAGTGACGGGGTTATGGTCCGGGGAGTTGATCCTGAGACATTCGGGAAGGTATCTGAGATTCCGAAAAATATTGTATATGGCGAGATGAATCTTAATATGGCTGAAACGAGAGAAGGGCAGAAACTTCCGGGAATAATCATCGGAAGATGGATCGCTGACAGGCTGATGGTTGATATTGGTGACAGAGTGATTCTAATCAGCCTTAAAGGCGTGGGCTCAATGTTTCAGGCACCGCCGATTAAACAGTTCGTTGTTACAGGTTTTTTTGAGACAGGAATGTACGAGTTTGATAACACATTCGTATATATATCACTTAAATCGGCACAAAAGCTATTTATGATGGGAGATAAGGTTTCAGGTATTGAAATACACCTTGATAACCTGTACCGTGCAGACAAGGTGGTTAAAGAGATTGAGAACCGCCTGGGATTTCCATATTATCCTCAGACCTGGTATGAGATGCGGAAAACACTGTTTTCATGGATGCAGCTTGAAAAATATGCTGCGTTTCTGATTCTCTGCCTTATAATACTTGTTGCTGCTTTCAACATTATAAGCACTCTTATAATGGTTGTTATGGAGAAAACAAGGGAGATCGGCATTCTTAAATCTATGGGTTCATCGTCAAAAAGTATAACGCGTATTTTTCTGTATCAGGGTTTGATTGTAGGTATGATAGGAACCCTGACAGGAAGTATTATTGGATACGGATTATGCTGGATTCAGCAGAAATACGAACTGTTTCACCTGCCCGGTGATGTATACATAATTTCAGTACTGCCTGTAAAAATGCAGTTTACGGATTTTATTTCAATTGCTTCTGCAGCAGTATTAATCTGCCTTGCAGCAGCGCTTTATCCGGCCAGAAGGGCATCACAGCTTGCGCCTGTTGATGCTATAAGATATGAATAG
- a CDS encoding ABC transporter ATP-binding protein, whose translation MAESLELKVLESVNLEIYKGEIVSVIGESGVGKSTLLHVLGTLDKPEQGELFLNDTEVFAMNGNEIDSFRNRTVGFIFQFHHLLPEFSALENVAMPGLIARIDSKEVYEKAEELLVEVGLKERMKHKPSELSGGEKQRVAFARALVNDPVIVLADEPTGNLDTVNSAVVREQMWELVRQKNKAFVVATHNRNIAKYSDRVLEIKNKAVLEIDKESV comes from the coding sequence ATGGCGGAGTCCCTTGAGCTGAAAGTGCTCGAAAGTGTTAATTTGGAAATATACAAGGGGGAGATAGTATCTGTTATAGGAGAATCCGGAGTCGGCAAAAGCACGCTTCTGCATGTACTGGGCACTCTTGATAAACCTGAACAGGGAGAACTTTTTCTCAATGATACAGAAGTCTTCGCAATGAATGGTAATGAAATTGACAGTTTCAGGAACAGGACAGTCGGGTTTATATTCCAGTTTCATCATCTTCTTCCGGAGTTTAGTGCTCTTGAGAATGTTGCAATGCCCGGGCTTATTGCAAGAATAGATTCGAAAGAGGTCTATGAAAAAGCTGAAGAGCTTCTTGTAGAAGTCGGACTAAAAGAGAGAATGAAGCATAAACCTTCTGAACTTTCAGGAGGGGAGAAGCAGAGAGTTGCGTTTGCAAGAGCACTTGTGAATGATCCTGTAATTGTTCTTGCGGATGAGCCTACAGGTAATCTTGATACTGTTAACAGTGCAGTTGTGCGTGAACAGATGTGGGAACTTGTAAGACAGAAAAATAAGGCATTTGTTGTTGCAACACACAACAGGAATATTGCAAAATATTCCGACAGAGTTCTTGAAATAAAGAATAAAGCTGTATTGGAGATAGACAAAGAGTCTGTGTAA
- a CDS encoding ATP-dependent Clp protease ATP-binding subunit, producing the protein MIKNNFSQRVQVVLQLSREEALRLGHDYIGTEHLLLGVIREGSGIAIEILQNIGIDLDELRKAVEDAVKSTGGTITMGNIPFTKRAERVLRIASSEAEKYKQTVIGTEHILLALSKDTDGVAASVLTDFDARYDAIIEELENILRGSSASQKDTKKKSKTPALDHFGRDLTEMAKKDELDPVIGRDMEIQRVAQILSRRKKNNPVLIGEPGVGKTAIAEGLAMRIVEKNVPRVLHDKRVVTLDLGSVVAGTKYRGQFEERMKAIMNELVKSREIILFIDELHTIVGAGGASGSLDASNMFKPALSRGELQCIGATTLDEYRQFIEKDGALERRFQKVIVDPPSTDDTLKILFGLKDRYEKHHRVEYTDEALNTAVRLSERYITDKFLPDKAIDVMDEAGAKVHLANINVPQEVTMLEERLKVIRREKNNVIRKQEFEKAAVLRDREKKIINELEEAKERWESELGEVLAQVTEEDISEVVAMMTSIPVSRVAQSETEKLLTMADEMKKRVIGQDEVIDLLSRAIQRTRVGLKSPKRPIGSFIFLGPTGVGKTYLAQELARYLFEDEKALIRIDMSEFMEKFAVSRMTGAPPGYIGYEEGGQLTEKVRRHPYSVVLLDEIEKAHPDVFNILLQILDEGHLTDGLGRRVDFRNTIMIMTSNLGSRRVNKTQFGFNRDDKVDYKAMKSSILEETKRLFTPEFLNRIDDIAVFRPLSKESIMKIIDLSLEDVKESLRLKDIDFTLSEKAKEWLADKGFDPLLGARQIKRTIQKYIEDSLAEELLKGKFIEGSHIVVKQKSDGLEFIDKELKDVKTK; encoded by the coding sequence ATGATAAAAAATAATTTTTCTCAAAGGGTACAGGTTGTTCTTCAACTGTCGCGGGAGGAGGCGCTCCGCCTTGGCCACGATTACATTGGCACCGAGCACCTTCTGCTTGGCGTGATAAGAGAGGGCAGCGGCATTGCCATAGAGATACTTCAGAATATCGGTATTGATCTTGACGAATTAAGAAAAGCAGTGGAAGATGCAGTAAAATCAACAGGCGGGACAATAACAATGGGTAACATCCCGTTTACAAAAAGGGCGGAACGTGTCCTTCGTATTGCATCTTCGGAAGCTGAAAAATATAAACAAACGGTAATAGGAACGGAACATATACTTCTTGCTTTATCAAAGGATACTGACGGAGTAGCTGCAAGCGTACTAACTGATTTCGATGCAAGATACGATGCTATTATTGAAGAGCTGGAGAATATTTTACGAGGTTCGTCAGCTTCTCAGAAAGATACAAAGAAAAAATCAAAAACACCCGCACTAGACCATTTTGGCCGGGATTTGACCGAAATGGCAAAGAAGGATGAACTTGATCCGGTCATAGGCAGGGATATGGAGATACAGCGCGTAGCTCAGATTTTGTCCCGAAGAAAGAAAAATAATCCTGTTCTCATAGGAGAACCCGGTGTGGGTAAGACAGCTATTGCCGAGGGATTGGCAATGAGAATAGTAGAGAAAAATGTTCCGCGGGTTCTGCATGACAAACGTGTGGTAACTCTTGATCTCGGCTCTGTAGTTGCAGGTACAAAGTACAGAGGCCAGTTTGAAGAGCGGATGAAAGCAATTATGAATGAGCTCGTAAAGTCAAGAGAAATAATACTTTTCATAGATGAGCTTCATACAATTGTAGGTGCTGGAGGAGCTTCGGGTTCCCTCGATGCGTCCAATATGTTCAAGCCTGCTCTTTCAAGAGGAGAGCTGCAGTGTATAGGTGCTACAACTCTTGATGAGTACAGGCAGTTCATAGAAAAAGACGGCGCACTTGAAAGACGTTTTCAAAAAGTAATTGTTGACCCGCCTTCAACAGACGATACTTTAAAAATTCTTTTCGGGTTAAAAGACAGATACGAAAAACATCATCGCGTTGAGTATACCGACGAAGCATTGAATACTGCGGTACGTCTTTCGGAACGCTATATTACAGATAAATTCCTGCCGGACAAGGCCATAGACGTTATGGATGAGGCAGGAGCAAAAGTGCATCTTGCAAATATTAATGTCCCTCAGGAAGTGACAATGCTTGAGGAACGCCTTAAAGTTATAAGAAGAGAAAAGAATAATGTTATACGCAAACAGGAGTTTGAAAAAGCGGCTGTTCTGCGTGACAGAGAAAAAAAGATTATTAATGAACTGGAAGAGGCAAAGGAAAGATGGGAGAGCGAACTCGGAGAAGTCCTTGCGCAGGTTACTGAAGAAGATATATCTGAAGTAGTGGCAATGATGACTTCAATTCCTGTATCAAGAGTTGCTCAGTCGGAAACTGAAAAACTTCTTACCATGGCTGATGAGATGAAGAAGAGAGTTATAGGCCAGGATGAAGTAATTGATTTGTTGAGCAGAGCGATACAGCGTACGAGAGTAGGCCTTAAAAGCCCTAAAAGGCCCATAGGATCCTTCATCTTCCTCGGGCCTACCGGTGTGGGGAAAACATATCTTGCACAGGAACTTGCACGTTACCTTTTTGAAGATGAGAAAGCTTTAATCCGGATAGATATGTCTGAATTTATGGAAAAATTTGCCGTTTCAAGGATGACAGGCGCGCCTCCGGGATATATCGGATACGAAGAAGGCGGCCAGCTTACTGAAAAGGTAAGACGTCATCCATACTCTGTTGTGCTTTTAGATGAGATTGAAAAGGCTCATCCCGATGTATTCAATATACTCCTGCAGATTCTGGATGAAGGGCATCTTACAGACGGATTGGGGAGAAGAGTTGATTTTAGAAATACAATTATGATTATGACGTCAAACCTCGGTTCAAGACGGGTAAATAAAACTCAATTTGGGTTTAACAGGGATGATAAAGTTGATTATAAAGCAATGAAATCCTCAATACTTGAGGAAACAAAGAGGCTTTTTACTCCGGAATTTTTGAACAGAATTGACGATATTGCTGTATTCAGGCCTCTTTCAAAAGAAAGTATAATGAAGATAATAGACCTTTCCCTTGAAGATGTAAAAGAGTCTCTGCGGCTCAAAGATATTGATTTTACCCTTTCTGAAAAAGCAAAGGAGTGGCTTGCTGATAAAGGATTTGACCCATTGCTCGGCGCAAGGCAGATTAAACGTACAATTCAGAAATATATTGAAGATTCACTTGCAGAAGAATTGTTAAAAGGGAAATTCATAGAAGGAAGCCATATTGTCGTAAAACAAAAGAGCGACGGACTGGAATTTATAGATAAAGAGCTTAAAGATGTAAAGACAAAATAG
- a CDS encoding DUF362 domain-containing protein → MAKKLNGKIGRREFIKTAAGTAAGLSLFPLSSFSKYSDKPSIIVVKNGSPAELVRNAVESLGGMSKFVSKGDIVVLKPNMSWDRVPEQAATTNPEVVAEVVKMCFDAGAKKVKIFDNTLNEVRRCYKRSGIQKAAEELGADVMYVRPGKFKKTSIPDGKLVKSWALYEDALDADVLINIPIAKHHSLSGVSLGMKNYMGYLGGNRGKFHRDFNVKITDLNTKFKADLTILDAYRMLLRNGPSGGNVKDVALKKIVVAGTDPVAVDSYGVKMFGLDPLKTGFLKEAEERGLGQNNLSRITVKTISL, encoded by the coding sequence ATGGCAAAAAAATTGAATGGTAAAATAGGGAGAAGGGAATTTATTAAAACTGCTGCCGGGACTGCAGCAGGGCTTTCATTATTTCCCCTGTCGTCGTTTTCAAAATATTCAGATAAACCTTCCATTATCGTTGTAAAGAACGGGTCCCCTGCAGAGCTTGTCAGGAATGCTGTGGAGAGTCTCGGTGGTATGTCAAAATTTGTCAGCAAGGGCGATATTGTAGTGTTAAAGCCGAATATGTCGTGGGACAGAGTTCCTGAACAGGCTGCTACAACAAATCCTGAAGTTGTTGCTGAGGTTGTAAAAATGTGTTTTGATGCAGGGGCCAAAAAAGTAAAAATTTTTGATAATACATTAAATGAAGTAAGAAGATGCTACAAAAGAAGCGGTATACAGAAGGCTGCTGAAGAGTTGGGAGCGGATGTCATGTACGTGCGTCCCGGAAAATTTAAAAAAACATCAATTCCCGATGGAAAGCTTGTTAAGTCGTGGGCGTTGTATGAAGATGCTCTTGATGCTGATGTATTGATAAATATTCCAATTGCAAAGCATCACTCGCTTTCCGGCGTTTCTCTCGGTATGAAGAACTATATGGGGTATCTCGGAGGTAACAGAGGCAAGTTTCACAGAGATTTTAATGTTAAAATTACTGATCTTAATACAAAATTTAAAGCGGATCTTACTATTTTGGATGCATATAGAATGCTTCTGCGAAATGGCCCGAGCGGCGGGAATGTTAAAGACGTTGCATTAAAAAAGATAGTTGTTGCAGGAACAGACCCTGTTGCAGTGGACAGCTATGGGGTTAAAATGTTCGGTTTAGACCCTCTGAAAACAGGATTTTTAAAAGAGGCGGAAGAACGCGGACTGGGGCAAAATAATTTGTCCCGCATAACAGTAAAAACGATATCTCTGTAA